Proteins co-encoded in one Coleofasciculus chthonoplastes PCC 7420 genomic window:
- a CDS encoding amidase family protein → MKKHSSNLSKLTNQAIAVLSVIGLSGFPLSAIAETFRLREATVSDVNQAFDSGDLTSEQLVQLYLNRIQAYEDRNAGINALISINSNALAEAKELDRERQEKGKRSPLHGIPIILKDNYDTADMPTTAGSVLLKGSVPPDDAFTVQKLRQAGAIILAKANMSEFASSDGWLGYSSLGGLTLNPYNLSRNPSGSSGGSAAAIAANLAMLATGTDTSGSIRGPAAVTGIVGIKPTQGLVSRDGIVPLTLSFDTAGPMARTVRDAAIALGIMAGVDANDYRTLESQGKSHQDYTPFLKADALNGARNSLEGKSVR, encoded by the coding sequence ATGAAAAAGCACTCCTCCAATTTATCAAAACTCACGAATCAAGCCATTGCTGTTTTATCAGTCATTGGCTTAAGTGGGTTTCCCCTGTCGGCAATTGCTGAAACCTTCCGATTGAGGGAAGCAACGGTATCGGATGTTAACCAAGCGTTTGATAGTGGGGACTTGACATCTGAGCAATTGGTGCAACTTTATCTAAACCGAATCCAAGCTTATGAAGATAGAAATGCTGGGATTAATGCGCTAATTTCCATCAATTCCAATGCACTGGCTGAGGCAAAAGAACTCGATCGAGAACGGCAAGAGAAAGGCAAGCGTAGCCCGTTGCACGGAATCCCGATTATCCTCAAAGATAACTATGATACAGCCGATATGCCAACTACAGCAGGCTCGGTTTTACTCAAAGGCTCTGTGCCACCAGACGATGCATTTACCGTCCAGAAGCTACGACAGGCGGGGGCAATTATTCTCGCCAAAGCCAACATGAGCGAGTTCGCTTCATCGGATGGCTGGCTTGGGTATAGCTCTTTGGGTGGGTTAACCTTAAATCCTTATAACTTGAGTCGCAATCCTTCTGGCTCAAGTGGGGGTAGTGCGGCTGCGATCGCGGCTAACTTGGCGATGTTGGCAACGGGAACGGATACATCCGGCTCGATTCGCGGTCCGGCAGCCGTTACTGGTATTGTGGGTATCAAACCGACTCAAGGGCTAGTCAGTCGGGATGGCATTGTCCCTCTTACCCTTTCCTTCGATACAGCCGGACCCATGGCGCGAACAGTCAGAGATGCTGCGATCGCGCTTGGCATTATGGCAGGCGTCGATGCCAATGATTACCGTACTTTAGAAAGCCAGGGCAAGTCACACCAGGATTACACCCCATTTCTCAAGGCAGATGCTTTGAACGGCGCTCGAAATAGTCTTGAGGGAAAATCTGTGAGATAA
- a CDS encoding CHAT domain-containing protein — protein sequence MNTTVLTNCWLVVANLFAMTKKKSKRTHYLLLTLLLAGLPTGGLAQSVVEAPDGTGTIVTPNGDQFDITGGQTSGDGVNRFHSFSEFGLDANQTANFISDPNIKNILSRVTGGDPSVINGLLQVTGGNSNLFLMNPAGIVFGENAQLNVPASFTATTATGIGFGDNWFNAQGANNYATLIGQPNAFTFNTANPGSIINAGDLGVEAGQDLSLIGGTVVSTGSLTAPDGGISVTTVPGESMVRISQPGYMLSLEVQPSASIPLTPLNLPQLLTGSGQVAGVEVSSGGEVKLVGSGIAVENGDIVARDLNSQTATLSAQHNLTLVESQLQTTGDLNLLAKDTVRVRDSLVNPFLAQAGGNLYIQGNQSIDILALNHPQTPFQSGGNLSLVSDGKVSGDAHFTSGGNFSILNLSGEPGNFVSLYDPIIRVDGDVEFGNYTGAALLVEATGSIQGGNITITRPDNSLDANVGISNSDLELLTSQPTLILRAGLNAVTSTNVPATQGSTNFQTPGSPLSLPPGSINVGNINTSDEVSESNQANAGPVILFATGDIITDTITATTSRGSGDDSGFVNLSAQGNITTDTINTSDKGQGNAGSVTVTAGGNISINDIDASEQGQGNSGDVTLTAGGSITPGNINQEALPPGDMGQLQITPNQTDPIPNPQPPPNPQPPPNPQPPPNPQPPPNPQPPPNPQPPPESIPEQIPERIFVYERIPLYERIPEPIPEPEPILEVEVEPEPIPETEPIPEPQPEVEPEPIPEPEPIPEPQPEVEAEPIPEPEPIPEPITEAEPNPEPEAEPEPIPEAEPIPEPITEAEPNPEPNLNSTNPSVNEPSDNNQNQSPSDNNQSTTTQEQSETNPPIDSTQTDSVAEFEEKFTQQFKEYLELPGDISLRTLAESREILANTEKSTGAKPALIYVGFAPQTITTDGATNVPFPTPSPQDQLEILLVTAQGTPIRKKVEGVTREQVLKVANEFRLQVTNVRSQKGYIVPGQQLYNWLVKPLEDEFQGQGIENLIFLLDSNLRSVPVAALYDGEQFLIEKYSVGLMPSLSLTDTRYEPVTNMEVLAMGASQFTDKQPLPAVPVELSEITQDIWQGKSFLNESFTVNNLKQQQQRQPYGMIHLATHADFVPGDLSNSYIQFWDSKLRLNQLSELGLNKPTVELLVLSSCRTALGNEEAELGFAGLAVKAGVKSAVGSLWYVSDQGTLGLMTEFYQRLKQAPIKAEAIRQAQLAMLNGQVYTQDGKLITTQDMISLPPELARLRDQTFEHPYYWSAFTMIGSPW from the coding sequence ATGAACACAACAGTATTGACCAATTGCTGGTTGGTGGTTGCCAATCTATTCGCCATGACCAAGAAAAAAAGTAAACGAACCCACTATCTACTGTTGACGTTACTCCTGGCGGGTTTACCAACGGGGGGACTGGCTCAATCGGTTGTTGAAGCGCCAGATGGGACAGGTACTATTGTCACACCCAATGGGGATCAGTTTGACATTACCGGGGGACAAACTTCTGGGGATGGGGTGAATCGTTTTCATAGCTTCAGTGAATTTGGTTTAGACGCGAATCAAACCGCTAATTTTATTTCTGATCCTAATATTAAAAACATTCTGTCCCGTGTGACAGGTGGCGACCCTTCCGTCATTAACGGGTTGCTGCAAGTGACTGGGGGAAATTCTAATCTATTTTTAATGAATCCTGCGGGTATTGTCTTTGGTGAAAATGCTCAACTTAACGTTCCCGCATCCTTTACCGCTACAACCGCTACGGGTATTGGTTTTGGGGACAATTGGTTTAATGCACAAGGGGCAAATAATTATGCCACATTGATTGGTCAACCCAATGCTTTTACGTTTAACACCGCCAACCCCGGATCAATTATTAATGCAGGTGATTTGGGGGTAGAAGCCGGACAAGATTTAAGCTTAATTGGGGGTACGGTTGTCAGTACGGGTAGCTTAACCGCGCCAGACGGAGGAATTAGTGTGACCACTGTCCCTGGTGAGAGTATGGTGCGGATTAGCCAACCTGGATATATGCTGAGTTTAGAGGTTCAACCCTCTGCGTCAATCCCATTAACTCCCCTAAATTTGCCTCAGTTGTTAACCGGGAGTGGACAAGTAGCGGGTGTGGAGGTGAGTAGCGGTGGAGAAGTTAAGTTAGTTGGGTCAGGTATCGCTGTAGAAAATGGGGATATCGTGGCGCGTGATCTGAATTCCCAGACGGCTACACTATCCGCTCAACATAATCTGACGTTGGTGGAAAGTCAGTTACAAACAACGGGAGACTTAAATCTACTGGCAAAGGATACAGTACGGGTGCGGGATAGTCTGGTCAATCCGTTTCTTGCCCAAGCTGGGGGAAATCTCTACATTCAGGGGAATCAGAGTATTGATATCTTAGCGCTAAATCATCCACAAACACCGTTTCAAAGTGGTGGAAATCTCAGTTTAGTCAGTGATGGCAAGGTTTCTGGCGATGCTCACTTTACCAGTGGAGGAAATTTTTCGATTCTTAATTTATCGGGAGAGCCAGGTAATTTTGTTAGCCTTTATGACCCAATTATTCGGGTTGATGGTGATGTTGAGTTTGGTAATTACACAGGCGCAGCTCTTTTGGTAGAAGCGACAGGTAGTATCCAGGGGGGCAATATTACGATTACTAGACCCGATAATTCTCTTGATGCTAATGTAGGAATTTCTAATTCAGATTTGGAGCTTTTGACCAGTCAACCAACCCTGATTTTGCGAGCAGGGTTGAATGCGGTAACTTCGACTAACGTTCCTGCAACTCAAGGTTCAACCAATTTTCAAACACCAGGATCGCCGTTATCGCTGCCACCAGGAAGTATCAATGTAGGAAATATTAACACTTCCGATGAAGTTTCTGAGTCTAACCAAGCTAATGCCGGTCCTGTAATATTGTTTGCCACGGGTGACATTATTACAGACACTATAACGGCGACGACAAGTAGGGGTAGTGGAGACGATTCTGGTTTTGTCAATCTGTCGGCTCAAGGAAATATTACGACTGACACTATCAACACCAGTGATAAAGGACAGGGGAATGCGGGTTCTGTGACAGTAACAGCCGGAGGTAATATCAGCATTAATGATATAGATGCTAGTGAGCAAGGACAAGGTAATTCAGGCGACGTAACCTTGACAGCAGGGGGTTCGATTACACCAGGCAATATCAACCAAGAGGCTCTCCCACCAGGCGATATGGGTCAGCTTCAGATCACACCTAACCAAACCGACCCCATACCCAATCCCCAACCGCCACCCAATCCCCAACCGCCACCCAATCCCCAACCGCCACCCAATCCCCAACCGCCACCCAATCCCCAACCGCCACCCAATCCCCAACCGCCACCCGAATCGATTCCTGAACAGATTCCTGAACGGATTTTTGTTTATGAACGGATTCCTCTTTATGAACGGATTCCGGAACCAATTCCTGAACCGGAACCAATTCTGGAAGTGGAAGTGGAACCGGAACCAATTCCTGAAACCGAACCGATTCCTGAACCGCAACCGGAAGTGGAACCGGAACCAATTCCTGAACCAGAACCAATTCCTGAACCGCAACCGGAAGTGGAAGCCGAACCAATTCCTGAACCAGAACCAATTCCTGAACCGATTACTGAAGCGGAACCCAATCCGGAACCGGAAGCGGAACCGGAACCAATTCCTGAAGCGGAACCAATTCCTGAACCGATTACTGAAGCGGAACCCAATCCGGAACCTAATCTAAATAGTACAAACCCAAGTGTTAATGAACCGAGTGATAACAACCAAAACCAATCCCCCTCTGACAACAACCAATCTACTACAACCCAAGAGCAATCCGAAACAAACCCGCCGATAGATTCAACTCAAACGGATTCTGTAGCTGAGTTTGAAGAAAAATTCACGCAGCAATTCAAGGAATATTTAGAGCTACCTGGAGATATTTCTCTGAGAACCCTAGCAGAAAGCCGGGAAATTCTCGCTAATACTGAAAAATCAACGGGAGCTAAACCCGCACTCATCTATGTCGGTTTTGCGCCCCAAACGATTACTACCGATGGGGCAACAAATGTACCCTTCCCAACTCCAAGTCCTCAAGATCAGTTAGAAATACTGCTGGTAACTGCTCAAGGAACCCCAATTCGCAAAAAAGTAGAAGGAGTAACCCGTGAGCAAGTCCTGAAAGTTGCTAATGAATTTCGTTTGCAAGTTACTAATGTCCGTAGCCAAAAAGGTTATATTGTGCCGGGACAGCAACTCTACAACTGGTTAGTGAAGCCATTAGAAGATGAATTCCAAGGTCAAGGGATCGAAAATCTCATTTTCCTCCTCGATAGTAACTTGCGCTCCGTTCCAGTGGCGGCACTCTATGATGGTGAACAGTTTCTCATCGAAAAGTATAGTGTTGGCTTAATGCCGAGTCTTAGCCTCACTGATACCCGTTATGAGCCTGTTACCAACATGGAAGTTCTGGCAATGGGAGCCTCGCAATTTACTGATAAACAACCATTACCAGCGGTGCCAGTAGAGTTATCAGAAATCACCCAGGATATATGGCAGGGAAAATCATTTCTCAATGAATCATTCACGGTGAATAACCTAAAACAACAGCAACAACGTCAGCCTTATGGCATGATTCATTTGGCAACTCATGCTGATTTCGTGCCAGGAGATCTGAGTAACTCCTATATCCAATTTTGGGATAGTAAACTGCGACTTAATCAACTGTCTGAGTTAGGTTTAAACAAGCCAACGGTAGAGTTATTGGTACTAAGCTCTTGTCGCACGGCATTGGGGAATGAGGAAGCGGAATTAGGCTTTGCTGGGTTAGCTGTTAAAGCGGGGGTTAAGTCGGCGGTGGGGAGTTTGTGGTATGTGAGTGATCAAGGAACCTTGGGGTTAATGACTGAATTTTATCAGCGGCTCAAACAAGCTCCAATTAAGGCAGAAGCTATCCGCCAAGCTCAATTAGCTA
- a CDS encoding ISAs1 family transposase, whose translation MSGISYDWEGLQRLVKVERFGTRAGKPYHQIVYYISSLTINAAQFAQGIRGHWGIENRLHWVKDVVLDEDNSRMRQGNAPANFSIIRSLVLTILRYNGYSSITTGIRLISHNLEQIFQLIRNVPTRVVEPNPKTFMVSSS comes from the coding sequence CTGAGTGGCATTAGTTATGATTGGGAAGGTTTGCAACGTTTAGTTAAGGTAGAACGCTTTGGTACACGAGCAGGTAAACCCTATCACCAAATAGTATATTACATCAGTAGTCTGACTATCAATGCAGCACAATTTGCCCAAGGTATTCGGGGTCACTGGGGCATCGAGAATCGTTTACATTGGGTTAAAGACGTGGTGTTAGATGAAGATAATTCTCGGATGCGACAAGGTAACGCTCCCGCTAATTTTTCTATTATTCGTAGTTTAGTATTAACTATCTTGCGCTACAATGGCTATTCATCTATAACCACCGGAATTCGGCTGATTAGTCATAACCTGGAACAAATTTTTCAGCTAATAAGAAATGTGCCGACTCGCGTTGTTGAGCCAAATCCCAAAACCTTTATGGTAAGCAGCTCCTAG
- a CDS encoding hybrid sensor histidine kinase/response regulator has product MNTILIIEDEEGIRENIYELLSAEDFEVLLAENGKTGIQLAQQQRPDLIICDIMMPEVDGYGVLTQLRQNLSTEAIPFIFLTAKSAKADLRQGMESGADDYLSKPFTREALLRAIAARFEKQGVLERQSQKKLDELRGQICHSLPHELYTPLNGIIASSSFFINEYDDIDRDEALEILQDIHTSSQRLYRLTKNFLLYAELELMANDPARLQALQSREVKTDSQPLIFEVVHQKAKQVDREADLELNLQGSKIYMSEPNLRKLIEELIDNAFKFSPPGTSVSICDRVEQNQVILSITDQGRGMTSEQIAKLGAYMQFERKLYEQQGSGLGLAIAQRLVQLHGGELTIESNPGKETTVSVSLAGK; this is encoded by the coding sequence ATGAATACAATTTTAATTATTGAAGACGAAGAAGGGATTCGAGAGAATATTTATGAACTGTTATCAGCAGAAGATTTTGAGGTACTTTTAGCAGAAAATGGTAAAACTGGCATCCAGTTGGCGCAACAGCAAAGACCAGATTTAATTATCTGTGACATTATGATGCCAGAAGTGGATGGATATGGAGTGTTAACACAGCTACGGCAAAATCTATCCACCGAAGCCATTCCGTTTATTTTTCTCACCGCTAAATCCGCCAAAGCTGATCTGCGTCAGGGGATGGAATCTGGCGCAGATGATTATTTAAGTAAACCGTTTACCAGAGAGGCGTTACTGAGAGCGATCGCGGCGCGATTTGAGAAACAAGGGGTTCTGGAACGACAATCTCAAAAGAAGCTAGACGAGTTGCGCGGTCAAATCTGCCATTCCCTCCCCCATGAGTTATATACACCCCTAAATGGAATCATCGCTTCATCTAGTTTTTTTATCAATGAATACGATGATATTGACCGAGATGAAGCCCTAGAAATTCTACAAGATATTCACACCTCCAGTCAACGGTTATATCGGCTGACAAAGAACTTCTTACTCTATGCTGAACTGGAATTAATGGCAAATGATCCAGCACGGCTTCAGGCGTTACAAAGTCGCGAGGTAAAAACGGATAGTCAACCCCTAATTTTTGAGGTCGTTCATCAAAAAGCCAAGCAAGTTGATCGAGAAGCAGATTTAGAGTTAAACCTGCAAGGAAGCAAGATTTATATGTCGGAACCGAATCTGCGGAAATTGATAGAAGAACTGATTGATAATGCGTTTAAATTTTCGCCACCTGGAACAAGCGTTAGTATCTGCGATCGCGTCGAGCAAAATCAGGTCATTCTCAGCATAACTGATCAGGGACGAGGAATGACATCGGAGCAAATCGCCAAGCTGGGAGCCTACATGCAGTTTGAGCGCAAACTCTATGAACAACAAGGGTCAGGATTAGGGTTAGCGATCGCCCAGCGTTTAGTTCAATTACATGGGGGAGAATTAACGATTGAAAGTAATCCTGGCAAGGAAACAACGGTGTCTGTTAGTTTAGCTGGTAAATGA
- a CDS encoding caspase family protein, which yields MANYACVAIGINRYQFLPPLNYGQADAQALWQFLVQQGNGSSQDYLVLTDHSPLIDRQSTYPNQDNIWRWLDATRQPSPTNGKTSASKSWRWFFFSGYGVCWQQADYLMPIDGNPQDIPRTGIPMRSLLSSLQPQGDENLLVLLDINRSPGLQSGESVGAETVELARQMGITLIMSSQLGQFSHEATALRNGLFSAALLEALRYYQTELTLANLEQYLGDRLPELSQHHWRPIQTPLIIIPSEATRQQLILPISGSTSVEEKTATPIASTLTSGDQTNGKSAYQDASTDNGNGATAPVSKYAVAIPDKQPTHSLTPRDVDEKSNSATSNSATALVKIPDFVSDNDSQEDQTWKQWLLRGSGLILVLVLMLLTLKTLNRQTGTSPQIIQPVTETQPTADEETEGSVTQSPVADQTSPAPKATGSPLPPSPVENQRIAPASEDKPQEQPLDSPSPSDPESMEANQRILAQAKGRIQPNQASLFSQAIAQAQKIQPGEPLYQEAQQDIQRWSQVILDLAEGRAKQGNFASAIAAAKLVPSTNPSIYNRAQSAIKTWQTQAKQQQQNQAIIQAAKQQLRRNQASSYNRAINTLSKIPPGQPGYDQAQQLIDQWSRQIYLIANSRAWRGQLSLARQTAALVPPGTPSYPAAQQAIARWQKDQQ from the coding sequence ATGGCAAATTACGCTTGCGTTGCAATTGGCATTAATCGCTATCAGTTTTTACCGCCCTTAAACTACGGACAGGCGGATGCTCAAGCCTTGTGGCAGTTTCTGGTGCAGCAGGGGAATGGGTCATCCCAGGATTATTTAGTTTTAACCGACCATTCACCTCTGATTGATCGCCAATCCACTTATCCCAATCAAGACAATATTTGGCGCTGGCTGGACGCGACTCGCCAACCCTCCCCGACGAACGGCAAAACGTCTGCGTCGAAGTCTTGGCGGTGGTTCTTTTTCAGTGGTTATGGAGTTTGTTGGCAACAAGCCGATTACCTAATGCCTATTGATGGGAATCCCCAGGATATTCCCCGTACCGGGATACCCATGCGATCGCTCCTTAGTTCGCTTCAGCCTCAAGGGGATGAAAATCTGCTGGTTTTGCTAGATATTAACCGATCGCCGGGACTGCAATCCGGGGAATCGGTGGGTGCGGAAACCGTGGAATTAGCCCGTCAGATGGGAATTACGCTGATCATGTCCAGTCAGCTTGGGCAATTTTCCCACGAAGCGACGGCGTTGCGGAATGGTTTGTTTAGCGCTGCCTTACTGGAAGCCCTGCGCTACTATCAAACTGAGCTAACCCTGGCAAACTTGGAGCAGTATTTAGGCGATCGCTTACCGGAGTTAAGTCAACACCACTGGCGACCGATACAGACGCCTTTAATTATTATTCCTTCTGAAGCAACCCGACAACAACTCATTTTACCTATCTCTGGGTCTACTTCTGTCGAAGAGAAAACGGCGACACCAATAGCCTCAACCCTAACATCGGGGGATCAGACCAATGGCAAGTCAGCCTATCAAGACGCCTCTACTGATAATGGGAATGGCGCAACCGCCCCTGTCTCCAAGTATGCCGTTGCCATACCGGACAAACAACCGACGCACTCGTTAACACCTAGGGATGTTGATGAAAAGTCCAACTCAGCAACTTCCAACTCAGCAACCGCTTTGGTTAAGATACCTGATTTTGTGTCCGACAACGATAGTCAAGAGGATCAGACATGGAAACAATGGCTGCTGCGAGGGAGTGGACTGATACTGGTTTTGGTGCTGATGCTACTCACTCTCAAGACTCTCAACCGTCAAACTGGGACAAGTCCCCAGATTATTCAGCCTGTCACCGAAACCCAACCCACAGCCGATGAAGAGACGGAGGGGTCAGTGACTCAAAGTCCCGTCGCTGATCAGACTAGCCCTGCACCTAAAGCCACTGGTTCACCGCTTCCCCCCTCACCTGTGGAGAATCAGCGTATTGCACCCGCGTCTGAGGATAAACCCCAGGAACAGCCCCTAGACTCACCCTCACCCTCTGATCCGGAATCCATGGAAGCGAACCAACGGATTTTGGCACAAGCTAAGGGTAGAATCCAACCCAATCAAGCATCCCTCTTCAGTCAAGCGATCGCCCAAGCCCAGAAAATTCAACCCGGTGAACCCCTGTACCAGGAAGCGCAACAGGATATCCAGCGCTGGAGTCAGGTGATTCTTGACTTAGCCGAAGGGCGGGCGAAACAAGGCAATTTTGCATCTGCGATCGCGGCGGCAAAATTAGTTCCGTCTACCAATCCCTCAATTTATAATCGGGCGCAGTCGGCAATTAAAACTTGGCAGACTCAAGCGAAACAGCAGCAGCAAAACCAAGCAATTATTCAAGCGGCTAAACAGCAACTGCGACGGAATCAAGCCTCGTCTTATAATCGGGCAATTAATACTTTAAGTAAAATTCCCCCAGGTCAACCGGGTTATGATCAAGCGCAACAGTTAATTGATCAATGGAGTCGCCAGATTTATCTAATTGCCAATTCTCGTGCATGGCGGGGTCAGTTGTCACTGGCGAGACAAACCGCCGCCTTAGTTCCGCCGGGGACTCCCTCATACCCAGCCGCGCAGCAGGCGATCGCTCGATGGCAGAAGGATCAACAGTAA
- a CDS encoding ribbon-helix-helix domain-containing protein, giving the protein MKLKGRVTAYLPEEIQRALEQWAEEESRSLSSLATYLLTQAVKERQQQQNQSN; this is encoded by the coding sequence ATGAAACTCAAAGGGCGGGTCACTGCTTATCTACCGGAAGAAATCCAGAGAGCCTTGGAACAGTGGGCAGAGGAAGAAAGTAGGTCACTGAGTAGCCTAGCGACCTACTTGTTAACTCAGGCTGTCAAAGAGCGTCAACAACAACAAAACCAGTCGAATTAG
- a CDS encoding ISAs1 family transposase, with product MKVNLLEALTQVPDFRAARGRRYPLWLLLLLVIMGTLSDCLGYRALEDFCRRHHEALVTTLQLPPTRFPSDSTFRRVMMGIDFTDLANIFNNWVYSSLPQGEQDWLGVDGKSIKATVSNYDQAYQDFINVVSVFSAQKGVPIALQQFHNKQGSEIAVVQNLLATLDLEGVVFTLDSLHCQKKLYS from the coding sequence ATGAAGGTCAATCTCCTGGAAGCCTTAACCCAAGTGCCAGACTTTCGTGCCGCAAGAGGACGGCGTTATCCTTTGTGGTTACTTCTTTTGCTGGTGATTATGGGAACTCTGAGTGATTGTTTAGGTTATCGTGCCCTGGAAGATTTTTGTCGGAGGCATCATGAGGCATTGGTGACAACTCTGCAATTACCTCCGACTCGTTTTCCTTCTGACTCCACTTTTCGGCGGGTGATGATGGGAATAGATTTTACAGATTTAGCTAATATTTTTAATAATTGGGTATATAGTAGTCTTCCTCAGGGAGAACAAGACTGGTTAGGAGTTGATGGTAAAAGTATTAAGGCTACTGTCAGCAATTACGACCAAGCTTATCAAGATTTTATTAATGTAGTTTCGGTATTCAGCGCTCAAAAAGGAGTTCCCATTGCTCTCCAACAATTTCACAACAAACAAGGGAGTGAAATTGCTGTTGTGCAAAATCTCCTAGCTACTTTAGACCTAGAAGGAGTTGTTTTCACTTTGGATTCCTTACATTGCCAAAAAAAACTGTACAGTTAA